One stretch of Streptomyces sp. 135 DNA includes these proteins:
- the meaB gene encoding methylmalonyl Co-A mutase-associated GTPase MeaB codes for MQDVPSLVAQAREGRPRAVARLISLVEGASPQLREVMAALAPLAGHAYVVGLTGSPGVGKSTSTSALVSAYRRAGKRVGVLAVDPSSPFSGGALLGDRVRMSDHASDPGVYIRSMATRGHLGGLAWAAPQAIRVLDAAGCDVVLVETVGVGQSEVDIASQADTSVVLLAPGMGDGIQAAKAGILEIGDVYVVNKADRDGADATARELNHVLGLGESRGPGDWRPPIVKTVAARGEGIDEVVEALEKHRAWMEERGVLAERRAARAAREVETIAVTALRERIGSLHGDRRLSALAERIVAGELDPYAAADELVDGVTAG; via the coding sequence ATGCAGGACGTCCCCTCCCTGGTGGCGCAGGCCCGCGAGGGCAGGCCACGGGCCGTGGCCCGGCTGATCTCACTGGTCGAGGGGGCGTCACCGCAGCTGCGCGAAGTGATGGCCGCGCTTGCTCCATTGGCGGGACACGCGTACGTGGTCGGGCTCACGGGATCGCCCGGTGTCGGCAAGTCGACGTCGACGTCGGCGCTCGTGAGCGCCTACCGGCGGGCCGGCAAACGGGTCGGCGTACTCGCGGTCGACCCGTCGTCGCCCTTCTCCGGGGGCGCACTCCTCGGCGACCGGGTGCGCATGTCGGACCACGCGTCCGACCCCGGGGTCTACATCCGCTCGATGGCCACGCGCGGCCACCTCGGCGGGCTCGCCTGGGCCGCCCCGCAGGCGATCCGCGTCCTGGACGCGGCGGGCTGCGACGTGGTGCTCGTGGAGACCGTCGGCGTCGGCCAGTCCGAGGTCGACATCGCCTCCCAGGCGGACACCTCGGTGGTCCTGCTCGCACCCGGCATGGGCGACGGCATCCAGGCGGCGAAGGCCGGGATCCTGGAGATCGGTGACGTGTACGTCGTGAACAAGGCGGACCGCGACGGCGCGGACGCCACCGCCCGGGAGCTGAACCACGTGCTCGGCCTCGGGGAGTCCCGCGGCCCCGGGGACTGGCGCCCGCCCATCGTGAAGACGGTCGCGGCGCGGGGCGAGGGCATCGACGAGGTCGTCGAGGCACTGGAGAAGCACCGGGCGTGGATGGAGGAGCGGGGCGTCCTCGCCGAGCGGCGTGCCGCCAGGGCGGCGCGCGAGGTGGAGACCATCGCGGTCACCGCGCTGCGGGAGCGGATCGGGTCCCTGCACGGCGACCGGCGGCTGTCGGCGTTGGCGGAGCGGATCGTGGCCGGGGAGCTGGACCCTTATGCGGCGGCGGACGAACTGGTCGACGGGGTCACTGCGGGGTGA
- a CDS encoding cellulose-binding protein — MSDTSPYGFELVRRGYDRAQVDERISKLVSDRDNALARITALEKRIEELHLETQNAQALVADAEPSYAGLGARVEKILRLAEEEAKDLREEARRAAEQHRELAESAAQQVRNDAESFASERKAKAEDEGVRIVEKAKGEANALRAEAQKDAQSKREEADALFEETRAKAAQAAADFETNLAKRREQSERDLASRQAKAEKRLAEIEHRAEQLRLEAEKLRTDAERRARQTVETAQRQAEDIVADANAKADRIRSESERELAALTNRRDSINAQLTNVREMLATLTGAAVAAAGTPAEDEPISRGVPAQQTR; from the coding sequence ATGAGCGACACTTCCCCCTACGGCTTCGAGCTTGTGCGGCGTGGGTACGACCGCGCTCAGGTGGACGAACGTATCTCCAAGCTCGTCTCCGACCGTGACAACGCTCTTGCTCGTATCACTGCTCTGGAAAAGCGCATCGAGGAGCTGCACCTCGAGACGCAGAACGCGCAGGCCCTGGTCGCCGACGCCGAGCCGTCGTACGCCGGGCTCGGCGCCCGCGTCGAGAAGATCCTCCGCCTCGCCGAGGAGGAGGCGAAGGACCTGCGCGAGGAGGCCCGTCGCGCGGCCGAACAGCACCGCGAGCTCGCCGAGTCCGCCGCGCAGCAGGTGCGCAACGACGCCGAGTCGTTCGCGTCCGAGCGCAAGGCGAAGGCCGAGGACGAGGGCGTTCGGATCGTCGAGAAGGCCAAGGGCGAGGCGAACGCCCTGCGGGCCGAGGCCCAGAAGGACGCGCAGTCCAAGCGTGAGGAGGCGGACGCCCTCTTCGAGGAGACGCGCGCCAAGGCCGCCCAGGCCGCCGCCGACTTCGAGACGAACCTCGCCAAGCGCCGCGAGCAGTCCGAGCGGGACCTGGCGTCGCGTCAGGCCAAGGCGGAGAAGCGGCTCGCGGAGATCGAGCACCGCGCGGAGCAGCTGCGTCTCGAGGCGGAGAAGCTGCGCACGGACGCGGAGCGTCGCGCCCGCCAGACGGTGGAGACGGCGCAGCGTCAGGCCGAGGACATCGTGGCGGACGCGAACGCCAAGGCGGACCGGATCCGCAGCGAATCCGAGCGGGAGCTCGCGGCGCTCACCAACCGCCGGGACAGCATCAACGCGCAGCTCACCAATGTGCGGGAGATGCTGGCGACGCTCACGGGTGCGGCGGTGGCTGCCGCGGGGACTCCTGCGGAGGACGAGCCCATTTCGCGTGGGGTGCCGGCGCAGCAGACGCGCTGA
- a CDS encoding acetyl-CoA C-acetyltransferase, translating into MSRTSGTTSVIVAGARTPMGRLLGSLKSFSGADLGGFAIKAALDRAGIGGDQVQYVIMGQVLQAGAGQIPARQAAVKAGIPMNVPALTVNKVCLSGLDAIALADQLIRAGEFDIVVAGGQESMTNAPHLLPGSREGHKYGAIEMLDSMAYDGLTDSFEGVAMGESTEKHNGRLGIARPEQDEIAALSHQRAAAAQKNGLFEAEITPVEIPQRKGDPVLFAKDEGIRPETTAESLGKLRPAFAKDGTITAGSASQISDGAAAVVVMSKAKAEELGLHWIAEIGAHGNVAGPDNSLQSQPSNAIRHALKKEGLDVGDLDLIEINEAFAAVAVQSMKDLGVSSEKVNVNGGAIALGHPIGMSGARLVLHLALELKRRGGGVGAAALCGGGGQGDALILKVAKG; encoded by the coding sequence ATGTCTCGAACGTCCGGTACCACCTCAGTGATCGTCGCGGGCGCGCGCACGCCCATGGGCCGCCTCCTCGGCTCCCTGAAGTCCTTCTCGGGTGCGGACCTGGGGGGCTTCGCGATCAAGGCCGCGCTCGACCGGGCCGGCATCGGCGGCGACCAGGTCCAGTACGTGATCATGGGCCAGGTGCTCCAGGCCGGGGCGGGGCAGATCCCGGCGCGCCAGGCCGCCGTCAAGGCGGGCATCCCCATGAACGTCCCGGCACTCACCGTGAACAAGGTCTGCCTCTCGGGCCTCGACGCCATCGCGCTGGCCGACCAGCTGATCCGCGCGGGCGAGTTCGACATCGTCGTGGCGGGCGGCCAGGAGTCCATGACCAACGCGCCGCACCTGCTCCCGGGGTCCCGTGAGGGCCACAAGTACGGCGCCATCGAGATGCTCGACTCCATGGCGTACGACGGCCTGACCGACTCCTTCGAAGGCGTCGCCATGGGCGAGTCGACCGAGAAGCACAACGGCCGCCTCGGCATCGCCCGCCCCGAGCAGGACGAGATCGCCGCGCTCTCGCACCAGCGCGCCGCCGCCGCGCAGAAGAACGGCCTGTTCGAGGCGGAGATCACCCCGGTCGAGATCCCGCAGCGCAAGGGCGACCCGGTCCTCTTCGCCAAGGACGAGGGCATCCGCCCCGAGACCACCGCCGAGTCCCTCGGCAAGCTGCGCCCCGCCTTCGCCAAGGACGGCACGATCACCGCCGGCTCGGCCTCGCAGATCTCCGACGGCGCCGCGGCCGTCGTCGTCATGTCCAAGGCCAAGGCCGAGGAGCTCGGCCTGCACTGGATCGCCGAGATCGGCGCCCACGGCAACGTGGCGGGACCGGACAACTCCCTCCAGTCCCAGCCGTCCAACGCCATCCGCCACGCCCTGAAGAAGGAGGGCCTGGACGTCGGTGACCTGGACCTCATCGAGATCAACGAGGCGTTCGCCGCCGTCGCGGTGCAGTCAATGAAGGACCTCGGAGTTTCCTCCGAAAAGGTGAACGTCAACGGCGGGGCCATCGCCCTCGGCCACCCGATCGGGATGTCCGGCGCGCGCCTCGTGCTCCATCTGGCCCTGGAACTGAAGCGGCGCGGCGGCGGCGTCGGCGCGGCCGCGCTCTGCGGTGGCGGTGGTCAGGGCGACGCGCTGATCCTCAAGGTGGCCAAGGGCTGA
- a CDS encoding ATP-binding cassette domain-containing protein: MIELEGLTKRYGEKVAVNNLTCAVHPGVVTGFLGPNGAGKSTTMRMMLGLDNPSAGTVRIDGKHYSQLRDPLKCIGALLDAKAMHGGRSAFNHLLCLAQSNGIPRARVGEVLDTVGLTAVAKKKAKGFSLGMGQRLGIAGALLGDPEILMFDEPVNGLDPEGIHWIRNLMKSLASQGRTVFVSSHLMSEMALTADHLVVIGQGRLLADTSMSDFIRRNSRSYVRLRSPERERLLDVLHRAGVTVTEAGDGVLEVDGTAAEELGELAASHRVVLHELSPQQASLEEAFMRLTAESVEYHAHSDHADHPGHPGPLPPDRAPGWGESWQQRRKGA, translated from the coding sequence ATGATCGAGCTCGAGGGGCTGACCAAGCGGTACGGCGAGAAGGTGGCCGTCAACAACCTCACCTGCGCCGTCCACCCCGGCGTCGTCACCGGCTTCCTCGGTCCGAACGGCGCGGGGAAGTCGACCACCATGCGCATGATGCTCGGGCTCGACAATCCGTCAGCCGGCACGGTCCGCATCGACGGCAAGCACTACTCCCAGCTGAGGGACCCTCTCAAGTGCATCGGCGCCCTCCTCGACGCCAAGGCCATGCACGGCGGGCGCAGCGCCTTCAACCATCTGCTCTGCCTCGCGCAGAGCAACGGCATCCCGCGCGCCCGCGTCGGCGAGGTCCTCGACACCGTGGGGCTGACCGCCGTCGCCAAGAAAAAGGCCAAGGGCTTCTCGCTCGGCATGGGCCAGCGCCTCGGCATCGCGGGCGCGCTGCTCGGCGACCCCGAGATCCTGATGTTCGACGAGCCGGTCAACGGCCTGGACCCCGAGGGCATCCACTGGATCCGTAACCTCATGAAGTCCCTCGCCTCCCAGGGGCGTACGGTCTTCGTCTCCTCGCACCTGATGAGCGAGATGGCGCTCACCGCCGACCATCTCGTGGTCATCGGCCAGGGCCGCCTCCTCGCGGACACGTCGATGTCCGACTTCATCCGGCGCAACTCACGCTCGTACGTCCGGCTGCGCTCCCCCGAGCGCGAGCGGCTCCTCGATGTGCTGCACCGCGCGGGCGTCACCGTCACCGAAGCGGGCGACGGCGTCCTCGAAGTGGACGGCACGGCGGCCGAGGAGCTCGGTGAGCTGGCCGCGAGCCACCGGGTCGTCCTGCACGAACTGAGCCCCCAGCAGGCCTCCCTGGAGGAGGCCTTCATGCGGCTCACCGCCGAGTCGGTCGAGTACCACGCGCACTCCGACCACGCCGACCACCCCGGCCATCCCGGCCCGCTCCCGCCCGACCGTGCCCCCGGCTGGGGCGAGAGCTGGCAGCAGCGGCGGAAGGGAGCCTGA
- the scy gene encoding polarized growth protein Scy, which translates to MRGYERQENSRAETDSLSRFEAEMDRLKTEREKAVQHAEDLGYQVEVLRAKLHEARRNLASRPAYDSADIGYQAEQLLRNAQIQAEQLRADAERELREARAQTQRILQEHAEQQARLQSELHAEAVSRRQQLDQELAERRQTVESHVNENVAWAEQLRARTEQQARRLLDESRAEAEQALAAARAEAERIAAQARQRLANDAESARAEAEAILRRARSDAERLLNAASTQAQEATDHAEQLRSTTATESEQARRQAAEASRAAEQRMAEAETALRAARAEAEKVLGEAKETAAKQLAAAEAAGEQRTRTAKEQVARLVGEATKEAETAKSEAEQLIADARAEAEKLIAEAAEKARTITAEETAGQLAKAARTAEEVLDKASKNAKETTKAATEEAERIRSEAETEADRLRAEAHDIAEELKGAAKDDTKEYRAKTVELQEEARRLRGEAEQLRAEAVSEGERIRGEARREAVKEIEEAAKSAEELLAKAKADAEELRTAAATDSERLRSEAVERATTLRKQAEETLERTRAEAERHREEADEQATTTRSEAEDAARALREETERAVAARQAEAAEELTRLHAEAEERLATAEQALSDARAEAARMRKEATEETDRLRAESAERIRTLQAQAEAEAERLRDEAAADASQARAEAETLAVRLRSEAAAEAERLKTEAQESADRVRAEAAAAAERVGTEAAEALAAAQEEAARRRREAEETLGSARAEADQERERAREQSEELLASARKRVEEAQAEAVRLVEEADRRATEMVSAAEQTAQSVRDSVAGLHEAAQEEVAGLRSAAEHAAERTRTEAQEEADRVRSDAYAERERAAEDASRIRREAAEASEAAKALAERTVSDAIAEAERMRSDASEHAQRVRTEASDTIAQAEQDAARTRADAREDANRIRSDAAGQADTLIGEARSEAERLQNETIAEAERLRAESTEQAERLKSESTAEAERLRAESTAEAERVRAESTAEAERLLAETAAEAERVRAESVAKAEKLISDASGDAERLRAEAAEAVNSAQQHAERIRSESERVKAEAAQEAERLTSQAREEAERTLDEARQAANKKRQEAAEQVDTLITEAAAEAEKLTADAQEKALKATTDAEAQADTMVGAARKEAERLVTEATIEGNSLVEKARTDADELLIGARQDATAIRERSEEQRDRLTAEIEELHERARRESAEAMKTAGERCDALVKAAETQLAEAQTKAKALVSDADSEAGKVRIAAVKKAEGLLKEAETKKASLVAEAERIKAEAEAEATRMVEEGKRELEVLVRRRADINAEISRVQDVLEALESFEAPTGGGKSTSGGGSGAGGVKAGAAAGSTRSGGKTSEG; encoded by the coding sequence GTGCGGGGCTACGAACGCCAAGAGAACTCGCGGGCTGAGACCGACAGTCTTTCGCGGTTCGAGGCCGAGATGGACCGGCTGAAGACCGAGCGGGAGAAGGCCGTCCAGCACGCCGAGGACCTCGGCTATCAGGTCGAGGTGTTGCGCGCCAAGCTGCACGAGGCGCGCCGCAACCTCGCGTCCCGCCCTGCCTATGACAGCGCGGACATCGGTTACCAGGCCGAGCAGCTGCTGCGTAACGCGCAGATCCAGGCCGAGCAGCTGCGTGCCGACGCCGAGCGCGAGCTGCGCGAGGCCCGTGCGCAGACGCAGCGCATCCTTCAGGAGCACGCGGAGCAGCAGGCCCGGCTCCAGTCGGAGCTGCACGCCGAGGCCGTCTCACGCCGTCAGCAGCTGGACCAGGAGCTCGCCGAGCGCCGCCAGACCGTCGAGTCGCACGTCAACGAGAACGTGGCGTGGGCCGAGCAGCTGCGGGCCCGTACCGAACAGCAGGCGCGGCGTCTGCTCGACGAGTCGCGCGCCGAGGCGGAGCAGGCGCTGGCCGCCGCCCGCGCGGAGGCGGAGCGGATCGCGGCACAGGCGCGGCAGCGTCTCGCGAACGACGCCGAGTCGGCGCGCGCCGAGGCCGAGGCCATCTTGCGCCGGGCCCGTTCGGACGCCGAGCGGCTGCTGAACGCCGCGTCCACGCAGGCCCAGGAGGCCACCGACCACGCCGAGCAGTTGCGCTCGACGACGGCGACCGAGTCCGAGCAGGCGCGTCGGCAGGCCGCGGAGGCGAGCCGGGCCGCCGAGCAGCGCATGGCCGAGGCGGAGACCGCGCTGCGTGCGGCGCGGGCCGAGGCCGAGAAGGTGCTCGGCGAGGCCAAGGAGACGGCGGCCAAGCAGCTCGCGGCCGCCGAGGCCGCGGGTGAGCAGCGCACGCGTACCGCCAAGGAGCAGGTGGCGCGCCTCGTCGGCGAGGCCACCAAGGAGGCGGAGACCGCCAAGTCCGAGGCGGAACAGCTGATCGCCGACGCCCGGGCCGAGGCCGAGAAGCTGATCGCGGAGGCCGCCGAGAAGGCGCGCACGATCACCGCCGAGGAGACCGCGGGGCAGCTCGCGAAGGCGGCGCGGACGGCTGAGGAGGTCCTCGACAAGGCGTCGAAGAACGCCAAGGAGACCACGAAGGCCGCCACGGAGGAGGCCGAGCGGATCCGTTCGGAGGCGGAGACCGAGGCGGACCGGCTGCGCGCCGAGGCGCATGACATCGCCGAGGAGCTCAAGGGCGCGGCGAAGGACGACACCAAGGAGTACCGCGCCAAGACCGTCGAGCTTCAGGAGGAGGCGCGCAGGCTGCGCGGCGAGGCCGAGCAGCTGCGGGCCGAGGCCGTCTCCGAGGGTGAGCGCATCCGGGGCGAGGCGCGGCGCGAGGCCGTCAAGGAGATCGAGGAGGCGGCCAAGTCCGCCGAGGAGCTGCTCGCCAAGGCCAAGGCGGACGCCGAGGAGCTGCGGACGGCAGCGGCCACCGACAGCGAGCGGCTGCGTTCCGAGGCGGTCGAGCGTGCCACGACCCTGCGCAAGCAGGCCGAGGAGACGCTGGAGCGCACCCGCGCGGAGGCCGAGCGGCACCGTGAGGAGGCCGACGAGCAGGCGACCACCACCCGGTCGGAGGCCGAGGACGCGGCGCGGGCGCTGCGCGAGGAGACCGAGCGTGCCGTCGCGGCCCGGCAGGCGGAGGCCGCCGAGGAGCTGACGCGGCTGCACGCGGAGGCCGAGGAGCGCCTCGCCACCGCCGAGCAGGCGTTGAGCGACGCCCGCGCGGAAGCGGCGCGGATGCGCAAGGAGGCCACGGAGGAGACCGACCGGCTGCGGGCGGAGTCCGCCGAGCGGATCCGTACGCTCCAGGCGCAGGCCGAGGCGGAGGCCGAACGGCTGCGCGACGAGGCCGCCGCCGATGCCTCGCAGGCGCGCGCGGAGGCCGAGACCCTCGCGGTGCGCCTGCGTTCGGAGGCGGCGGCGGAAGCCGAGCGGCTGAAGACCGAGGCGCAGGAGTCCGCGGACCGGGTGCGCGCGGAGGCCGCCGCGGCCGCCGAGCGGGTCGGCACGGAGGCCGCCGAGGCGCTGGCCGCCGCGCAGGAGGAGGCGGCGCGCCGCCGCCGCGAGGCCGAGGAGACGCTGGGTTCGGCGCGCGCGGAGGCCGACCAGGAGCGTGAGCGGGCCCGTGAGCAGAGCGAGGAGCTGCTCGCCTCGGCGCGCAAGCGGGTCGAGGAGGCGCAGGCCGAGGCCGTGCGTCTGGTCGAGGAGGCCGACCGCCGCGCCACGGAGATGGTGTCGGCGGCCGAGCAGACCGCTCAGTCCGTACGCGATTCCGTCGCCGGCCTGCACGAGGCGGCGCAGGAAGAGGTGGCGGGCCTGCGCTCGGCCGCCGAGCACGCGGCGGAGCGTACGCGCACGGAGGCGCAGGAGGAGGCCGACCGCGTCCGTTCCGACGCGTACGCCGAGCGGGAACGCGCCGCCGAGGACGCCAGCCGTATCCGGCGCGAGGCCGCGGAGGCCTCGGAGGCCGCCAAGGCCCTTGCGGAGCGCACGGTTTCGGACGCCATCGCGGAGGCCGAGCGGATGCGTTCGGACGCCTCGGAGCACGCCCAGCGGGTGCGCACGGAGGCCTCCGACACCATCGCGCAGGCCGAGCAGGACGCGGCCCGCACGCGGGCCGACGCCCGCGAGGACGCCAACCGCATCCGCAGTGACGCGGCGGGGCAGGCCGACACGCTGATCGGCGAGGCCCGCAGCGAGGCCGAGCGGTTGCAGAACGAGACGATCGCGGAGGCCGAGCGCCTTCGTGCCGAGTCGACGGAGCAGGCGGAGCGCCTCAAGTCGGAGTCGACCGCGGAGGCCGAGCGGCTGCGCGCGGAGTCCACGGCCGAGGCGGAGCGGGTGCGCGCCGAGTCCACCGCGGAGGCGGAGCGGCTGCTGGCCGAGACGGCCGCGGAGGCCGAGCGGGTGCGCGCGGAGTCCGTGGCCAAGGCCGAGAAGCTCATCTCGGACGCTTCCGGCGACGCGGAGCGGCTGCGCGCGGAGGCCGCCGAGGCGGTCAACTCCGCCCAGCAGCACGCCGAGCGGATCCGGAGCGAGTCCGAGCGCGTCAAGGCTGAGGCGGCTCAGGAGGCCGAGCGGCTCACGTCCCAGGCGCGCGAGGAGGCCGAGCGCACCCTGGACGAGGCGCGTCAGGCCGCCAACAAGAAGCGTCAGGAGGCGGCCGAGCAGGTCGACACGCTCATCACGGAAGCCGCGGCCGAGGCCGAGAAGCTGACGGCGGACGCCCAGGAGAAGGCGCTGAAGGCGACGACGGACGCCGAGGCGCAGGCCGACACGATGGTGGGCGCGGCGCGCAAGGAGGCCGAGCGGCTGGTCACCGAGGCGACGATCGAGGGCAACTCCCTGGTGGAGAAGGCCCGTACGGACGCGGACGAGCTGCTCATCGGGGCCCGTCAGGACGCGACGGCCATAAGGGAGCGCTCCGAGGAGCAGCGTGACCGGCTGACGGCGGAGATCGAGGAGCTGCACGAGCGTGCGCGCCGCGAGTCGGCGGAGGCGATGAAGACCGCGGGCGAACGCTGTGACGCTTTGGTGAAGGCTGCCGAGACGCAGCTCGCCGAGGCGCAGACGAAGGCGAAGGCGCTGGTCTCGGACGCCGATTCCGAGGCGGGCAAGGTCCGGATCGCCGCCGTGAAGAAGGCCGAGGGGCTCCTGAAGGAGGCCGAGACGAAGAAGGCGTCGCTGGTCGCCGAGGCCGAGCGGATCAAGGCGGAGGCCGAGGCCGAGGCGACGCGCATGGTCGAGGAGGGCAAGCGCGAGCTGGAGGTCCTGGTGCGGCGCCGGGCGGACATCAACGCGGAGATCTCCCGTGTCCAGGACGTGCTGGAGGCGTTGGAGTCCTTCGAGGCGCCGACGGGCGGCGGGAAGTCGACGTCGGGCGGCGGTTCCGGCGCGGGTGGTGTCAAGGCCGGCGCGGCGGCCGGATCTACTCGATCGGGTGGCAAGACGTCAGAGGGCTAG
- a CDS encoding ABC transporter permease — translation MAAAQVLRSEWTKIRSVSSTVWTLGLAGAVTVALGALISILSRNDYDSLDTGDRLAFDATYISFAGMSLGQLAMIVFGVLVVSNEYSTGMIRTSLAAVPQRGTFLFGKVLVATLLAFAVGLATSFVTFFVGQAMLGPYRAAIGDPGVLRAVIGGGLYMTLIAMFSMGVAAMLRSPMLSLGILMPFFFLISSILGNVSATKKLGRFLPDQAGSKIMQVKSPLDDDTPYGPWGGLAIMVAWVVVALVGGYVMLKKRDA, via the coding sequence ATGGCCGCGGCGCAGGTACTTCGATCGGAGTGGACCAAGATCCGCTCGGTCTCCTCGACGGTGTGGACGCTCGGCCTCGCCGGTGCCGTCACGGTCGCGCTCGGGGCGCTGATCAGCATCCTGTCCAGGAACGACTACGACAGCCTCGACACCGGGGACCGGCTGGCCTTCGACGCGACGTACATCAGCTTCGCCGGGATGTCCCTCGGCCAGCTCGCGATGATCGTCTTCGGGGTGCTCGTCGTCTCCAACGAGTACAGCACCGGGATGATCCGCACCTCCCTGGCGGCGGTCCCGCAGCGCGGCACGTTCCTGTTCGGCAAGGTCCTCGTGGCCACGCTGCTCGCCTTCGCCGTGGGCCTGGCCACCAGCTTCGTCACGTTCTTCGTGGGGCAGGCGATGCTCGGCCCCTACCGGGCGGCGATCGGCGACCCCGGTGTGCTGCGGGCCGTCATCGGCGGCGGCCTCTACATGACGCTCATCGCGATGTTCTCGATGGGCGTGGCGGCGATGCTGCGCAGCCCCATGCTGTCGCTGGGCATCCTGATGCCCTTCTTCTTCCTGATCTCCAGCATCCTCGGCAACGTGTCGGCCACGAAGAAGCTCGGCCGCTTCCTGCCCGACCAGGCCGGCAGCAAGATCATGCAGGTCAAGTCACCGCTCGACGACGACACCCCGTACGGGCCCTGGGGCGGCCTGGCGATCATGGTGGCGTGGGTCGTGGTGGCGCTGGTGGGCGGGTACGTGATGCTGAAGAAGAGGGACGCGTAG
- a CDS encoding PepSY domain-containing protein codes for MKRNIVIATVAAAALITGGTATALATTGDDEGAANRSSVQLKDHDRKDDDHKSDDDGKDDRDDAAENTAEAKAAKVTAADAIRAALAKTPGTAVSAELDEEDGGLVWGVDVLKGNTWHEVEVDPGTGKVLGTWVDKDDDGDDAADAARVNSALKGASTSAEDAARTAAAKGTVTSVDLDDDGTAGAWDVETTGAKGAESEWHVDLKTGKVTADRADSHDDRDDQDDASDD; via the coding sequence ATGAAGCGCAACATCGTCATCGCCACCGTCGCCGCCGCGGCCCTGATCACCGGCGGTACCGCCACCGCCCTCGCGACCACCGGCGACGACGAGGGCGCGGCGAACCGGTCGAGCGTCCAGCTCAAGGACCACGACCGCAAGGACGACGACCACAAGAGTGACGACGACGGCAAGGACGACCGCGACGACGCCGCCGAGAACACCGCGGAGGCCAAGGCCGCCAAGGTGACGGCCGCGGACGCCATCAGGGCGGCCCTCGCGAAGACCCCCGGCACCGCCGTCTCCGCGGAGCTCGACGAGGAGGACGGCGGCCTGGTCTGGGGCGTCGACGTCCTGAAGGGCAACACCTGGCACGAGGTCGAGGTCGACCCCGGCACCGGCAAGGTGCTCGGCACGTGGGTGGACAAGGATGACGACGGCGACGACGCCGCCGACGCCGCGCGGGTGAACTCCGCCCTGAAGGGCGCGTCCACCAGCGCCGAGGACGCGGCGCGTACCGCCGCCGCCAAGGGCACGGTGACCTCCGTGGACCTGGACGACGACGGCACGGCGGGCGCCTGGGACGTGGAGACGACGGGCGCCAAGGGCGCCGAGTCCGAGTGGCACGTCGACCTGAAGACCGGCAAGGTCACCGCGGACCGCGCGGACAGCCACGACGACCGTGACGACCAGGACGACGCCTCCGACGACTGA
- the mce gene encoding methylmalonyl-CoA epimerase: MLTRIDHIGIACFDLDKTVEFYRETYGFTVFHTEVNEEQGVREAMLKINDTSDGGASYLQLLEPTRDDSAVGKWLAKNGEGVHHIAFGTADVDGDAAAIKDKDVRVLYEEPRIGSMGSRITFLHPKDCHGVLTELVTSAPSESPEH; the protein is encoded by the coding sequence ATGCTGACGCGAATCGACCACATCGGGATCGCCTGTTTCGACCTCGACAAGACCGTCGAGTTCTACCGGGAGACATACGGCTTCACGGTCTTCCACACGGAAGTGAACGAGGAGCAGGGTGTGCGGGAGGCCATGCTCAAGATCAATGATACGAGCGACGGAGGTGCTTCGTACCTGCAGCTCCTGGAGCCGACCCGGGACGACTCGGCGGTCGGCAAGTGGCTGGCCAAGAACGGTGAGGGCGTGCATCACATCGCCTTCGGCACCGCGGACGTGGACGGTGACGCCGCGGCCATCAAGGACAAGGACGTGCGGGTCCTGTACGAAGAGCCGCGGATCGGCTCCATGGGGTCACGCATCACGTTCCTCCACCCCAAGGACTGCCACGGTGTCCTGACGGAACTCGTCACTTCGGCGCCCTCCGAGTCACCGGAGCACTGA
- a CDS encoding response regulator transcription factor has protein sequence MRLLIVEDEKRLALSLAKGLTAEGYAVDVVHDGIDGLHRASEGTYDLIVLDIMLPGMNGYRICSTLRAAGNEVPILMLTAKDGEYDEAEGLDTGADDYLTKPFSYVVLVARVKALLRRRGNGGPSPLHTLGDLRVDTAARRVFRGTDEVVLTTKEFAVLEQLVLRAGEVVSKGDILEHVWDFAYEGDPNIVEVYVSTLRRKLGASLIKTVRGAGYRLEAPR, from the coding sequence ATGCGTTTGTTGATCGTGGAGGACGAGAAGCGGCTGGCCCTGTCGCTCGCCAAGGGCCTGACCGCCGAGGGCTACGCCGTCGACGTCGTCCATGACGGCATCGACGGACTGCACCGGGCGAGCGAGGGCACGTACGACTTGATCGTCCTCGACATCATGCTGCCCGGCATGAACGGATACCGCATCTGCTCCACCCTGCGCGCCGCGGGCAACGAGGTGCCCATCCTGATGCTCACCGCCAAGGACGGCGAGTACGACGAGGCGGAGGGGCTGGACACCGGCGCCGACGACTACCTCACCAAGCCGTTCTCGTACGTGGTGCTCGTGGCCCGCGTGAAGGCGCTGCTGCGCCGCCGCGGCAACGGCGGCCCGTCGCCGCTCCACACGCTCGGCGACCTCAGGGTCGACACGGCCGCGCGCCGCGTCTTCCGCGGTACGGACGAAGTGGTCCTCACCACCAAGGAGTTCGCGGTTCTGGAGCAGCTGGTGCTGCGGGCCGGGGAGGTCGTCTCCAAGGGCGACATCCTGGAGCACGTCTGGGACTTCGCGTACGAGGGGGACCCGAACATCGTCGAGGTGTACGTGAGCACCCTGCGCCGCAAGCTGGGCGCGAGCCTCATCAAGACGGTGCGCGGCGCCGGCTACCGCCTGGAGGCCCCGCGATGA